A single window of Achromobacter xylosoxidans DNA harbors:
- the gsiD gene encoding glutathione ABC transporter permease GsiD: MSNTTPAATVAAAVPKNDVRTPATEFWRKFKKQKLAVGAGVFVLLLVVVAILAPWIVPFDPENFFDYDALNAGPSWTHWLGVDSLGRDIFSRIIMGARISLAAGFLSVAMGAIVGTFMGLMAGYYEGWWERITMRISDVLLAFPGMLLAIGVVAILGSSMVNVIVAVAVFSVPAFARLVRGNTLSIKQMTYVEAVKSVGASDWTIIMRHILPGTISPIVVYGTMRIGTSIITAASLSFLGMGASPPTPEWGAMLNEARADMVIAPHVAIFPALAIFLTVLAFNLLGDGLRDALDPKIDRK, translated from the coding sequence ATGAGCAATACGACACCCGCCGCAACCGTTGCCGCCGCCGTGCCCAAGAACGACGTGCGCACGCCCGCCACCGAGTTCTGGCGCAAATTCAAGAAGCAGAAGCTGGCCGTGGGCGCCGGCGTCTTCGTCCTGCTGCTGGTCGTGGTGGCGATCCTCGCCCCCTGGATCGTGCCGTTCGACCCGGAGAACTTCTTCGACTACGACGCGCTCAACGCCGGTCCGTCCTGGACGCACTGGCTGGGCGTGGACTCGCTCGGCCGCGACATCTTCAGCCGCATCATCATGGGCGCGCGCATCTCGCTGGCCGCCGGCTTCCTGTCGGTCGCCATGGGCGCCATCGTCGGTACCTTCATGGGCCTGATGGCCGGCTACTACGAAGGCTGGTGGGAACGCATCACGATGCGTATCTCCGACGTGCTGCTGGCGTTCCCCGGCATGCTGCTGGCCATCGGCGTGGTCGCGATCCTGGGTTCGAGCATGGTCAACGTGATCGTGGCCGTGGCCGTGTTCAGCGTGCCGGCGTTCGCCCGCCTGGTGCGCGGCAACACGCTGTCGATCAAGCAGATGACCTACGTCGAAGCGGTCAAGAGCGTGGGCGCGTCCGACTGGACCATCATCATGCGCCACATCCTGCCCGGCACGATCTCGCCGATCGTGGTGTACGGCACGATGCGTATCGGCACCTCGATCATCACCGCGGCCAGCCTGTCGTTCCTGGGCATGGGCGCTTCGCCCCCCACGCCGGAGTGGGGCGCGATGCTGAACGAGGCGCGTGCCGACATGGTGATCGCCCCGCATGTGGCGATCTTCCCGGCGCTGGCGATCTTCCTGACCGTGCTGGCGTTCAACCTGCTGGGCGACGGCCTGCGCGACGCGCTCGATCCCAAGATCGACCGCAAGTAA
- a CDS encoding P1 family peptidase: protein MEKQAFDQPRIGKLDAGPLDSICDVGDISVGHCTLDDGALQTGVTVLRPHGGNPFLDKVPAAATVLNGFGKSTGLVQVQELGVLETPIALTNTFGVGTVANAQIRAAVAATPEIGRGMSTVNPLVFECNDGYLNDIQAMAVQESHYAQALAAADKRMAQGAVGAGRGMSCFSFKGGIGSASRVASIQPGLRHTVGALVLANFGRLPNLTVAGRPFGRRLADQLDRGLAQAGENAAIVPEKGSIILLVATDAPLDARQLRRLSLRAGAGLARTGSVFGHGSGDIALAFSTAYTVPQQAERPMPAIAMLHETRIDPLFEAAAEACEQAIIAALWQAEGVRGRDGHHRAAIREAAPDWRQWLADTEF from the coding sequence ATGGAAAAACAAGCGTTCGACCAACCCCGCATCGGCAAGCTGGACGCCGGCCCGCTCGATTCGATCTGCGACGTGGGCGACATCAGCGTCGGCCACTGCACGCTGGACGATGGCGCGCTGCAGACCGGCGTGACCGTGCTGCGTCCGCACGGCGGCAACCCGTTCCTGGACAAGGTGCCGGCGGCCGCCACGGTGCTGAACGGCTTCGGCAAGAGCACCGGCCTGGTCCAGGTGCAGGAACTGGGCGTGCTGGAAACGCCGATCGCGCTGACCAACACTTTCGGCGTGGGCACCGTGGCCAACGCCCAGATCCGCGCGGCGGTGGCGGCCACGCCCGAGATCGGCCGCGGCATGTCGACGGTCAATCCGCTGGTCTTCGAATGCAACGACGGCTACCTGAATGACATCCAGGCCATGGCGGTGCAGGAGTCGCACTACGCCCAGGCGCTGGCCGCCGCGGACAAGCGCATGGCGCAGGGCGCGGTCGGCGCAGGCCGCGGCATGTCGTGCTTTTCCTTCAAGGGCGGCATCGGCTCAGCCTCGCGCGTGGCCTCGATCCAGCCGGGCCTGCGCCATACCGTGGGCGCGCTGGTGCTGGCCAATTTTGGCCGCCTGCCCAACCTGACGGTGGCGGGCCGGCCCTTTGGCCGGCGGCTGGCGGACCAGTTGGACCGCGGCCTGGCGCAGGCCGGCGAGAACGCCGCCATCGTGCCGGAGAAGGGATCTATCATCCTGCTGGTGGCCACCGACGCGCCGCTCGACGCGCGCCAGCTGCGCCGCCTGTCGCTGCGCGCCGGCGCCGGCCTGGCCCGCACCGGCTCGGTGTTCGGCCATGGCAGCGGCGACATCGCGCTGGCGTTCTCCACCGCATACACCGTGCCGCAACAGGCCGAGCGGCCGATGCCGGCCATCGCCATGCTGCACGAGACCCGCATCGATCCGCTGTTCGAGGCGGCGGCCGAGGCCTGCGAGCAGGCCATCATCGCCGCGCTGTGGCAGGCCGAGGGCGTGCGCGGCCGCGACGGCCATCACCGCGCCGCCATCCGCGAGGCCGCGCCCGACTGGCGCCAATGGCTGGCCGACACCGAATTCTGA
- a CDS encoding M55 family metallopeptidase, whose product MKILISTDIEGVAGVFHAEQVRAGNGEYERARAWMTAEANAAVQGAIAGGAEEILVNDSHGGFRNLLPDGIDERARLVLGKPRYLGMMGGLEEGCDAVFMIGYHSRSQGRGILAHTINSFAFARVFINGMELGEAGLYGALAGEMGVPVILATGDDVFIAETTDLFPGAQWVQTKVAHGQGSGVTLSPAASRRAIAAAAETAVRNVKKAVPFRIPAPIECRLQTQSSALADLFCMWPTLERVDGVTLRFTTDSMQAAIRTLNSLAAMSFMLR is encoded by the coding sequence ATGAAGATCCTGATTTCCACCGATATCGAAGGCGTCGCCGGCGTCTTCCACGCCGAACAAGTGCGCGCCGGCAACGGCGAATACGAGCGCGCCCGCGCCTGGATGACGGCCGAGGCCAACGCCGCCGTGCAGGGCGCCATCGCCGGCGGCGCCGAAGAGATCCTGGTCAACGATTCGCACGGCGGTTTCCGCAACCTGTTGCCGGACGGCATCGACGAACGCGCCCGCCTGGTGCTGGGCAAGCCGCGCTACCTGGGCATGATGGGCGGCCTGGAAGAGGGCTGCGACGCCGTCTTCATGATCGGCTACCACTCGCGCTCGCAGGGCCGCGGCATCCTGGCGCACACCATCAACAGCTTCGCCTTCGCGCGCGTCTTCATCAACGGCATGGAACTGGGCGAGGCCGGCCTGTACGGCGCGCTGGCCGGTGAAATGGGCGTGCCCGTCATCCTGGCCACCGGCGACGACGTGTTCATCGCCGAGACCACCGACCTGTTCCCCGGCGCCCAGTGGGTGCAGACCAAGGTGGCGCATGGCCAGGGCAGCGGCGTGACGCTGTCGCCGGCGGCCTCGCGCCGCGCGATCGCCGCCGCTGCGGAGACCGCCGTGCGTAATGTGAAGAAGGCGGTTCCGTTCCGCATCCCCGCCCCTATAGAATGCCGGTTGCAGACGCAGTCGTCGGCCCTGGCCGACCTGTTCTGCATGTGGCCCACGCTGGAGCGCGTGGACGGCGTGACGCTGCGGTTCACCACGGACAGCATGCAGGCCGCCATCCGCACCCTGAACAGCCTGGCCGCCATGTCCTTCATGTTGCGCTAA
- a CDS encoding aminopeptidase P family protein has protein sequence MSSTDTRIAQLRQAMRRRSLSAYIVPSSDPHLSEYLPARWQGRRWLSGFTGSVGTLVVTADFAGLWVDSRYWVQAEAQLAGTGVQLMKIAVATTPGHVDWLAANTRVGDVIGVDGQVLGLAAFRALSAAAAASGATLEIRADLLDDIWTDRAGLPSAAIYEHVAPQACVARADKLAQVRAAMRAHGADVHFISTLDDIAWLLNLRGADVDYNPVFVGHALIGLDHATLFVADGKIDAALRATLAADGVEVADYAQAADALASLELDQKLLIDPARVTCGVFHAMDPAVPRVEAINPSTLLKSRKTDAELANVRHAMAQDGAALCEFFAWFEGALGNQRITELTIDEQITAARARRPDYVCPSFATIAGFNANGAMPHYRATAESHATIEGDGLLLIDSGGQYLGGTTDITRVVAVGAPSADQKVDFTLVLKGMIALSRASFPRGTPSPMLDAIARAPIWEGGAEYGHGTGHGVGYFLNVHEGPQVISYRAAPGPHTAMEPGMITSNEPGIYRPGRWGVRIENLVANRAWLTSELGEFLCFETLTLCPIDTRCIEPSLLRADEIAWLNDYHKTVLERLSPLVEGEALAWLERRTAAI, from the coding sequence ATGTCCAGCACCGACACCCGTATCGCCCAACTGCGGCAGGCCATGCGCCGCCGCAGCCTGTCCGCCTATATCGTGCCGTCCTCGGATCCGCACCTGTCCGAGTACCTGCCGGCGCGCTGGCAGGGCCGGCGCTGGCTGTCGGGCTTCACGGGCTCGGTGGGCACGCTGGTCGTGACGGCCGATTTCGCCGGGTTGTGGGTCGACAGCCGCTATTGGGTGCAGGCCGAGGCGCAACTGGCCGGCACCGGCGTGCAGCTGATGAAGATCGCCGTCGCCACCACGCCGGGCCATGTGGACTGGCTGGCCGCCAACACCCGCGTCGGCGACGTCATCGGCGTCGATGGGCAGGTGCTGGGCCTGGCCGCGTTCCGCGCGCTGTCGGCGGCCGCCGCCGCATCGGGCGCGACGCTGGAAATCCGCGCCGACCTGCTGGACGACATCTGGACGGACCGCGCCGGCCTGCCGTCGGCCGCGATCTACGAACACGTGGCGCCGCAGGCCTGTGTCGCGCGCGCCGACAAGCTGGCCCAGGTGCGCGCCGCCATGCGCGCCCACGGCGCCGACGTGCATTTCATCAGCACGCTCGATGACATCGCCTGGCTCCTGAACCTGCGCGGCGCCGACGTCGACTACAACCCGGTGTTCGTCGGCCACGCCCTGATCGGCCTGGACCACGCCACGCTGTTCGTGGCCGACGGCAAGATCGACGCCGCGCTGCGCGCCACGCTGGCCGCCGATGGCGTCGAGGTGGCCGATTACGCCCAGGCCGCCGACGCGCTGGCCTCGCTCGAACTGGACCAGAAGCTGCTGATTGACCCGGCCCGCGTCACCTGCGGCGTGTTCCACGCGATGGATCCGGCCGTGCCGCGCGTCGAGGCGATCAACCCGTCCACGCTGCTCAAGTCGCGCAAGACCGACGCCGAGTTGGCCAACGTGCGCCACGCCATGGCGCAGGATGGCGCCGCCCTGTGCGAGTTCTTCGCCTGGTTCGAAGGCGCGCTGGGCAACCAGCGCATCACCGAGCTGACCATCGACGAGCAGATCACCGCCGCCCGCGCGCGCCGCCCGGATTACGTCTGCCCCAGCTTCGCCACCATCGCCGGCTTCAACGCCAACGGCGCCATGCCGCACTACCGCGCCACGGCCGAGTCGCACGCCACCATCGAGGGCGACGGCCTGTTGCTGATCGACTCGGGCGGCCAGTACCTGGGCGGCACCACCGACATCACCCGCGTGGTCGCGGTGGGCGCGCCCAGCGCCGACCAGAAAGTCGACTTCACGCTGGTGCTCAAGGGCATGATCGCGCTGTCGCGCGCCTCGTTCCCGCGCGGCACGCCGTCGCCGATGCTGGACGCCATCGCGCGCGCCCCGATCTGGGAAGGTGGCGCCGAATATGGCCACGGCACCGGCCACGGCGTGGGCTATTTCCTGAACGTGCACGAAGGTCCGCAGGTCATCTCCTACCGCGCGGCCCCCGGCCCGCACACGGCGATGGAACCGGGCATGATCACGTCCAACGAACCGGGCATCTACCGCCCGGGCCGCTGGGGCGTGCGCATCGAGAACCTGGTGGCCAACCGCGCCTGGCTGACGTCCGAACTGGGCGAGTTCCTGTGTTTCGAGACGCTGACGCTGTGCCCGATCGACACGCGCTGCATCGAACCGTCGCTGCTGCGCGCGGATGAAATCGCGTGGCTGAACGACTATCACAAGACCGTGCTCGAGCGCCTGTCGCCGCTGGTGGAAGGCGAGGCCCTGGCTTGGCTGGAGCGGCGCACCGCGGCCATCTGA